The proteins below are encoded in one region of Thiovulum sp. ES:
- a CDS encoding DNA primase (PFAM: CHC2 zinc finger) — protein MTAKAKIETINSSINIETVIEKETGIYVSPETQIRCFFHNDSTPSMKVYGGTKGCYCFGCAKSWYPYTFIRDYNELTVKETFEYIEDNYPEIDTERKLNSNEIESKRTDNEFVAEIIKALRDEFLETEQMSQLEIALSKYFRDNNPTELLMMYAKIVEMTEDIHL, from the coding sequence ATGACGGCAAAAGCTAAAATAGAAACCATAAACAGTTCTATTAATATTGAAACAGTTATTGAAAAAGAGACAGGCATATATGTTTCGCCAGAAACCCAGATAAGGTGCTTCTTTCATAATGACTCTACACCGTCTATGAAAGTATATGGCGGAACTAAAGGTTGCTATTGCTTCGGATGTGCAAAAAGTTGGTATCCCTACACATTTATACGGGATTACAACGAACTGACAGTTAAAGAAACCTTTGAATACATAGAGGATAACTATCCTGAAATTGATACAGAACGGAAGTTAAATTCTAATGAAATTGAGTCTAAACGAACAGATAACGAATTTGTTGCGGAGATAATAAAAGCTTTACGAGATGAATTTTTAGAAACTGAACAGATGTCGCAATTGGAAATTGCCTTATCTAAATACTTTAGAGATAATAACCCAACGGAACTATTGATGATGTATGCAAAAATAGTAGAAATGACAGAGGATATTCATTTATAA